The Thermodesulfobacterium sp. TA1 sequence AGCAATAACCCCTAATGGGCCAGAAATTTTATCAAAGGTGTAGTTATGGCAAAAGATGACGTAATCCTTTTAGAAGGAAAGGTTATAGAGCCTCTTCCTAATGCTATGTTTAGGGTTGAGCTTGAGACAGGTAACAAAATTTTGGCACATATTTCGGGAAAAATGAGGATGCATTATATAAGGATTTTACCAGGGGATACTGTGGTGGTAGAGTTGTCTCCTTATGATTTGACAAGAGGTAGGATCGTTTATAGAGGTAGTTTAAAAGATTATAAAGGAGGTTAAAGTTTATGAAGGTTAGTCCTTCGGTAAAAAAAAGATGTAGAAAATGTAAGATTATAAAGAGAAAAGGTGTGGTAAGGATAATTTGTGAGATACCTAAGCACAAACAAAGGCAAGGTTAGGAGGAAGGATTATGCCCAAAATCGCTGGAGTTGACATTCCAGAAAACAAACCTGTAGAGGTTGCACTTACTTATATTTATGGCGTGGGAAGGACTTTAGCTCAAAAGGCTTGTACCAAGGCGGGGATAGACTGGTTTAGAAAAGTAAGGGACCTTACGGAGGAAGAGATTAATCGTTTAAGACAGATCATTGAAAAGGAATATGTGGTAGAAGGTGATTTGAGGAAAGAAGTTAGGCAAAACATTCAGAGGCTTATGTCTATAGGTTGTTATCGGGGATTGAGACATAAGATGGGTCTTCCTGTAAGAGGCCAAAAGACAAGGTCAAATGCTAGGACAAGAAAGGGTCCCAGACCCGGTTCATTAAGAAAGAAGAAATAAGGAGGGATAGACGGTGGCTAAACCTAAAAAGAAGAAAATTAAAAAGTCTGTAGCCGAGGGGATAATTCATATACACTCTACCTTTAACAATACCATCATTACCATTACAGACAAACAAGGCAATGTTCTTTCTTGGGCTAGTGGTGGAACTGAGGGGTTTAAAGGTACTAGAAAAGGGACGCCTTTTGCCGCTCAATTAGCCATGCAAGCAGCTTTAAAAAAGGCTCAACCTTATGGTTTAAAAGAGGTTTGGGTTTATGTGAAAGGTCCTGGGCCAGGTAGAGAAGCAGCTTTAAGGGCTTTGCAAGGTTCTGGTCTTAGGGTAACCCTTATAAAGGATGTAACTCCAATACCTCATGATGGATGTCGCCCACCTAAGAGGAGAAGGGTATAAATATAGATAAAAAAGAAAAGTAAGGAGGTTGGGTAAGGTGGCTAGATATACTGGAGCAAGATGTAGGCTTTGTAGAAGAGAAGGAATGAAGCTTTTTTTGAAAGGTGATAGGTGTTATACAGATAAATGTGCCTTTGAAAGAAGAAGTTATCCTCCTGGACAGCATGGTCCTCAGCAAGTAAGAGTAAAACTTTCAGACTATGGTGTTCGTTTGAGAGAAAAGCAGAAGGTAAAGAGGATTTATGGAATTTCAGAAAAACAGATGAGGATGTATTATGAAAAGGCAACCAATATGCCTGGACAGGCAGGTCATAACCTTCTTCAATTTTTAGAAAGAAGGTTGGACAATGTAGTTTATCGTTTAGGTTTTGCGGTTTCAAGAAACCAGGCAAGGCAATATATTAATCATGGATTTTTTAAGGTTAACGGAAAAAATGTAGATATTCCCTCTTATTTGGTGAAACCTGGGGATGTGATAGAGCTTAAAGAAAAATACAGAAATAATCCTCAGATTATAGAAAGTTTAGAAACTGTTATCAGAAGGGGTGTTCCTTCTTGGCTTGAGCTAGATACAGAGGGTTTTAAAGGAGTGGTTAAAGGATTGCCTACAAGAGACGAAATTACTATGCCGATACAAGAAAGCTATATCATCGAGTTTTACGCCAGGTAAACCTCAAGTTTATAAGGTGTTAAGAATATAAAAATAAAAGAGGGTAAAACACCGATGAAGAAGGAAATAGAGCTTATTAAGCCTGAAGAAATTAGAGTACATAAGGATAGTCAGTTTCCTTATTATGGAAAGTTTATCATCGAGCCCTTAGAAAGGGGATATGGCATTACCTTGGGTAATGCGTTAAGAAGAGTTCTTCTTTCTTCTATACCTGGTTATTCTATCACTGAGGTTAAGCTAGAGGGTGCTCCCCATGAGTTTACTAGTTTACCTGGAGTAGTTGAGGATGTGACAGAAATCATTCTTAATCTAAAAACAGTAAGGTTTAAGCTAAAAGAAGATGGTCCTTTCTATTTTAGGATAGAAAAGGTTGGAGAGGGAGAGGTTAAGGCTGGAGATATTCAGGTTGGAGATAAAGGGGAAATAGTAAATCCTGAGGCTCATATAGCTACTTTAACCAAAGATGGAAAGTTGTTTATGGAAATCAAGGTGGAAAAAGGTAGAGGTTATGCGCCTGCTGAGTATAATAAAAATAATGAAATAGGTGTTATTTTGGTTGATGGTCTTTTTTCTCCTATTACTAAAGTTAATTTTAATGTAACTCAGGCACGTGTTGGTAAAAGTAGTGATTACGATAGTTTAGTGTTAGAGATATATACTGATGGCACGATAGACCCTAAAGAAGCTTTGATAAGGTCTGCTAAGATTTTAGTAGAGCAGTTTATGGTCTTTTTGGGTGAGGAAAAGATAGGTTTAGAGCCTGCTCCTGTAGAGGCTATTACTACCCAAAATGTGCTTAATCTGCCTATAGAGGAACTTGACCTTTCTGGTAGGGCATATAATTGTCTTAAAGCAGCTAACATAAACTATGTAGGACAGTTGGTACAAAAAACAGAGTCTGAGCTTTTAAAACTTAGAAGTTTTGGTAAAAAATCTTTAGACGAAATAGTAGAAAAGCTTAATAGGTTTAACCTAAAACTTGGGATGACAGATGTTAAATGGAAATCTCCAAAAGATTAGAAAGTAAGGAGAGGAGAAGATGAGACATAGGAAGGTTAGCAGAAGATTAGGAAGAGACACAGAACATCATTGGGCTATTGTGAGGAATCAGGTGAGAGATCTTTTTAAACACGGTAGGATTGTTACCACCATAGCTAAGGCTAAAGAGCTAAGAAGGGTTGCTGAGCGGATGATAACTTTAGCTAAAAGAGGAGATCTTGCCTCTAGAAGAAGGGCTTTAGGTTTGATTAACGATAAAGAGGTGGTAAGAAAACTTTTTAAAGACTTAAGAGAAAAATTTTTGGATAGATCAGGGGGTTATACAAGGATTATTAAGGTTGGTCCAAGAAGAGGTGATGCCTCTATGATGGTGG is a genomic window containing:
- the infA gene encoding translation initiation factor IF-1, which produces MAKDDVILLEGKVIEPLPNAMFRVELETGNKILAHISGKMRMHYIRILPGDTVVVELSPYDLTRGRIVYRGSLKDYKGG
- the rpmJ gene encoding 50S ribosomal protein L36, coding for MKVSPSVKKRCRKCKIIKRKGVVRIICEIPKHKQRQG
- the rpsM gene encoding 30S ribosomal protein S13 gives rise to the protein MPKIAGVDIPENKPVEVALTYIYGVGRTLAQKACTKAGIDWFRKVRDLTEEEINRLRQIIEKEYVVEGDLRKEVRQNIQRLMSIGCYRGLRHKMGLPVRGQKTRSNARTRKGPRPGSLRKKK
- the rpsK gene encoding 30S ribosomal protein S11, whose translation is MAKPKKKKIKKSVAEGIIHIHSTFNNTIITITDKQGNVLSWASGGTEGFKGTRKGTPFAAQLAMQAALKKAQPYGLKEVWVYVKGPGPGREAALRALQGSGLRVTLIKDVTPIPHDGCRPPKRRRV
- the rpsD gene encoding 30S ribosomal protein S4, whose translation is MARYTGARCRLCRREGMKLFLKGDRCYTDKCAFERRSYPPGQHGPQQVRVKLSDYGVRLREKQKVKRIYGISEKQMRMYYEKATNMPGQAGHNLLQFLERRLDNVVYRLGFAVSRNQARQYINHGFFKVNGKNVDIPSYLVKPGDVIELKEKYRNNPQIIESLETVIRRGVPSWLELDTEGFKGVVKGLPTRDEITMPIQESYIIEFYAR
- a CDS encoding DNA-directed RNA polymerase subunit alpha, with amino-acid sequence MKKEIELIKPEEIRVHKDSQFPYYGKFIIEPLERGYGITLGNALRRVLLSSIPGYSITEVKLEGAPHEFTSLPGVVEDVTEIILNLKTVRFKLKEDGPFYFRIEKVGEGEVKAGDIQVGDKGEIVNPEAHIATLTKDGKLFMEIKVEKGRGYAPAEYNKNNEIGVILVDGLFSPITKVNFNVTQARVGKSSDYDSLVLEIYTDGTIDPKEALIRSAKILVEQFMVFLGEEKIGLEPAPVEAITTQNVLNLPIEELDLSGRAYNCLKAANINYVGQLVQKTESELLKLRSFGKKSLDEIVEKLNRFNLKLGMTDVKWKSPKD
- the rplQ gene encoding 50S ribosomal protein L17, whose translation is MRHRKVSRRLGRDTEHHWAIVRNQVRDLFKHGRIVTTIAKAKELRRVAERMITLAKRGDLASRRRALGLINDKEVVRKLFKDLREKFLDRSGGYTRIIKVGPRRGDASMMVVVELVEEKISSKPGKKKNERLKKISEFIERKKKQYGILSEEGKPAVEENTQEEKSIEEAQEVQA